The following proteins are co-located in the Gossypium hirsutum isolate 1008001.06 chromosome A02, Gossypium_hirsutum_v2.1, whole genome shotgun sequence genome:
- the LOC107933245 gene encoding dynein light chain 1, cytoplasmic produces MNSEEAKRSISGALTVKPATDERKPSPALAAESTTLAAKKVVIKSADMKDDMQKEAVNIAIAAFEKNNVEKDVAEHIKKEFDKRHGPTWHCIVGRNFGSYVTHETNHFVYFYLDQKAVLLFKSG; encoded by the exons ATGAACAGTGAAGAAGCGAAGAGAAGCATCAGCGGAGCTCTAACGGTGAAGCCGGCAACCGATGAACGGAAGCCTTCTCCGGCGCTTGCCGCCGAATCGACTACTTTAGCTGCCAAGAAAGTCGTCATTAAAAGCGCTGACATGAAAGACGACATGCAAAAAGAAGCTGTCAATATTGCCATCGCT GCATTTGAGAAGAACAATGTAGAAAAAGATGTAGCCGAGCATATAAAGAAGGAATTCGATAAGAGACATGGACCCACTTGGCATTGCATCGTTGGTCGCAATTTTG GCTCGTACGTTACTCACGAGACGAACCACTTTGTTTATTTTTACTTAGACCAGAAAGCAGTTTTGCTCTTCAAATCTGGTTAA
- the LOC107933216 gene encoding FCS-Like Zinc finger 15, giving the protein MVGLSVILENQKSGNNSNIISKKSPQVISKTSMLINTTTTTSKVSFVKSELNYRVPAFLEQCYLCKQKLLPAKDIYMYKGDKGFCSVECRCRQILMDEEEILKKANCSLAAMKPPSSSASSSSAQRHRKAGRNHAC; this is encoded by the exons atGGTGGGATTAAGTGTAATTTTAGAGAATCAAAAGAGtggtaataatagtaatataattagTAAAAAAAGCCCACAAGTTATTAGCAAAACAAGCATGTTAATcaacaccaccaccaccaccagcaAAGTTTCTTTTGTAAAATCTGAGTTAAATTACAGAGTTCCTGCTTTTCTCGAACAATGCTATCTTTGCAAACAAAAACTCTTACCTGCCAAAGACATCTATATGTACAA agGAGATAAGGGTTTTTGCAGCGTGGAGTGTAGGTGCAGGCAAATTTTAATGGACGAAGAAGAGATTTTAAAGAAAGCAAACTGTTCTTTGGCAGCCATGAAACCtccttcttcttctgcttcatctTCCTCAGCTCAACGCCACCGTAAAGCTGGTAGAAACCATGCTTGTTGA